The proteins below are encoded in one region of Anguilla anguilla isolate fAngAng1 chromosome 3, fAngAng1.pri, whole genome shotgun sequence:
- the hars gene encoding histidine--tRNA ligase isoform X2 → MADKAQTRLEIKTQGEVVRKLKAEKASKEQIDEEVAKLLELKAQLGEDEGKQGFVLKTAKGTRDYNPKQMAIRERVFNAIVGSFKRHGAETIDTPVFELKETLMGKYGEDSKLIYDLKDQGGELLSLRYDLTVPFARYLAMNKITNIKRYHIAKVYRRDNPAMTRGRYREFYQCDFDIAGQYDPMIPDAECLKIVHEILSELDLGDFRIKVNDRRILDGMFAVCGVPDEKFRAICSTVDKLDKVPWEDVKNEMVNEKGLAPEAADRIGEYVSLQGGADLAQKLLQDPKLSQNKQACAGLSDMKLLFTYLELFRVTDKVVFDLSLARGLDYYTGAIYEAVLIPSGPAPTPPQDGATGEEAVNVGSVAGGGRYDDLVGMFDPKGRKVPCVGVSIGIERVFSIMEQKAEASAEKVRTTETQVMVASAQKNLLEERLKLTAELWDAGIKAEVMYKKSPKLLSQLQHCEDTGIPLVAILGEQELKGGMVKLRTVATREEVDVSRAELVDEIKKRTLQ, encoded by the exons ATGGCCGACAAAGCGCAGACACGATTAGAGATAAAAACACAAGGAGAGGTTGTCAGGAAACTAAAGGCAGAAAAGGCTAGCAAAGAACAG ATCGATGAGGAGGTCGCCAAACTCCTGGAGCTCAAGGCCCAGCTGGGGGAGGATGAGGGAAAACAGGGCTTCGTGCTCAAGACCGCCAAG GGCACGAGGGACTACAACCCAAAGCAGATGGCCATCCGTGAGAGAGTCTTCAACGCCATCGTGGGCTCCTTCAAACGCCACGGCGCCGAGACCATCGACACGCCCGTCTTTGAGCTGAAG GAAACCTTAATGGGGAAGTATGGGGAAGACTCCAAGCTCATCTACGACCTAAAGGACCAGGGAGGAGAGCTGCTGTCGCTGCGTTATGATCTCACC gtgccaTTTGCTAGATACCTGGCCATGAACAAGATCACCAACATCAAGCGCTACCACATCGCCAAGGTGTACCGGCGAGACAACCCCGCCATGACCCGCGGCCGCTACAGGGAGTTCTATCAGTGC gaTTTCGACATCGCCGGACAGTACGACCCCATGATCCCGGACGCGGAGTGTCTGAAGATCGTCCACGAGATCCTGAGCGAGCTGGACCTCGGCGACTTCCGGATCAAG GTCAATGACAGGCGCATTCTGGACGGAATGTTTGCCGTGTGTGGAGTTCCGGATGAAAAGTTCCGTGCCATATGTTCCACGGTGGACAAGCTGGACAAG GTGCCCTGGGAGGATGTGAAGAATGAGATGGTGAATGAGAAGGGTCTGGCCCCCGAGGCAGCCGACCGCATCGGGGAGTACGTCAGCCTGCAGG GCGGAGCGGACCTGGcccagaagctgctgcaggaCCCAAAGCTGTCCCAGAACAAGCAGGCCTGCGCCGGGCTGTCGGACATGAAGCTGCTCTTCACCTACCTGGAGCTCTTCAGGGTCACGGACAAG gtgGTGTTTGACCTCAGTCTGGCCCGCGGCCTGGACTACTACACGGGGGCGATCTACGAGGCGGTGCTGATCCCGTCGGGCCCCGCCCCGACCCCCCCGCAGGACGGCGCCACGGGCGAGGAGGCGGTCAACGTGGGCAGCGTGGCGGGAGGGGGTCGCTACGACGACCTGGTGGGCATGTTCGACCCCAAGGGCCGGAAAGTGCCCTGCGTGGGCGTGAGCATCGGCATCGAGAGGGTCTTCTCCATCATGGAGCAGAAGGCCGAG gCCTCAGCGGAGAAGGTGCGCACCACAGAAACGCAGGTCATGGTGGCGTCGGCGCAGAAGAACCTTCTGGAAGAGCGCCTGAAGCTGACCGCTGAGCTGTGGGACGCCGGCATCAAG GCGGAGGTGATGTACAAGAAGAGCCCCAAACTACTGAGCCAGCTGCAGCACTGCGAGGACACGGGGATCCCCCTGGTCGCCATCCTCGgggagcaggagctgaagggcGGGATGGTGAAGCTGAGGACCGTGGCCACCAGAGAGGAG GTGGACGTGTCGAGGGCGGAGCTTGTGGACGAAATCAAGAAGCGAACCCTCCAGTAG
- the hars gene encoding histidine--tRNA ligase isoform X1: MGFVSARLCAGILARWTGLFPRSVRACSGMTISQIDEEVAKLLELKAQLGEDEGKQGFVLKTAKGTRDYNPKQMAIRERVFNAIVGSFKRHGAETIDTPVFELKETLMGKYGEDSKLIYDLKDQGGELLSLRYDLTVPFARYLAMNKITNIKRYHIAKVYRRDNPAMTRGRYREFYQCDFDIAGQYDPMIPDAECLKIVHEILSELDLGDFRIKVNDRRILDGMFAVCGVPDEKFRAICSTVDKLDKVPWEDVKNEMVNEKGLAPEAADRIGEYVSLQGGADLAQKLLQDPKLSQNKQACAGLSDMKLLFTYLELFRVTDKVVFDLSLARGLDYYTGAIYEAVLIPSGPAPTPPQDGATGEEAVNVGSVAGGGRYDDLVGMFDPKGRKVPCVGVSIGIERVFSIMEQKAEASAEKVRTTETQVMVASAQKNLLEERLKLTAELWDAGIKAEVMYKKSPKLLSQLQHCEDTGIPLVAILGEQELKGGMVKLRTVATREEVDVSRAELVDEIKKRTLQ; encoded by the exons ATGGGCTTTGTGTCCGCGCGATTGTGCGCTGGGATCCTCGCTCGCTGGACCGGACTTTTCCCCCGCTCTGTCCGTGCCTGTTCGGGAATGACAATCTCACAG ATCGATGAGGAGGTCGCCAAACTCCTGGAGCTCAAGGCCCAGCTGGGGGAGGATGAGGGAAAACAGGGCTTCGTGCTCAAGACCGCCAAG GGCACGAGGGACTACAACCCAAAGCAGATGGCCATCCGTGAGAGAGTCTTCAACGCCATCGTGGGCTCCTTCAAACGCCACGGCGCCGAGACCATCGACACGCCCGTCTTTGAGCTGAAG GAAACCTTAATGGGGAAGTATGGGGAAGACTCCAAGCTCATCTACGACCTAAAGGACCAGGGAGGAGAGCTGCTGTCGCTGCGTTATGATCTCACC gtgccaTTTGCTAGATACCTGGCCATGAACAAGATCACCAACATCAAGCGCTACCACATCGCCAAGGTGTACCGGCGAGACAACCCCGCCATGACCCGCGGCCGCTACAGGGAGTTCTATCAGTGC gaTTTCGACATCGCCGGACAGTACGACCCCATGATCCCGGACGCGGAGTGTCTGAAGATCGTCCACGAGATCCTGAGCGAGCTGGACCTCGGCGACTTCCGGATCAAG GTCAATGACAGGCGCATTCTGGACGGAATGTTTGCCGTGTGTGGAGTTCCGGATGAAAAGTTCCGTGCCATATGTTCCACGGTGGACAAGCTGGACAAG GTGCCCTGGGAGGATGTGAAGAATGAGATGGTGAATGAGAAGGGTCTGGCCCCCGAGGCAGCCGACCGCATCGGGGAGTACGTCAGCCTGCAGG GCGGAGCGGACCTGGcccagaagctgctgcaggaCCCAAAGCTGTCCCAGAACAAGCAGGCCTGCGCCGGGCTGTCGGACATGAAGCTGCTCTTCACCTACCTGGAGCTCTTCAGGGTCACGGACAAG gtgGTGTTTGACCTCAGTCTGGCCCGCGGCCTGGACTACTACACGGGGGCGATCTACGAGGCGGTGCTGATCCCGTCGGGCCCCGCCCCGACCCCCCCGCAGGACGGCGCCACGGGCGAGGAGGCGGTCAACGTGGGCAGCGTGGCGGGAGGGGGTCGCTACGACGACCTGGTGGGCATGTTCGACCCCAAGGGCCGGAAAGTGCCCTGCGTGGGCGTGAGCATCGGCATCGAGAGGGTCTTCTCCATCATGGAGCAGAAGGCCGAG gCCTCAGCGGAGAAGGTGCGCACCACAGAAACGCAGGTCATGGTGGCGTCGGCGCAGAAGAACCTTCTGGAAGAGCGCCTGAAGCTGACCGCTGAGCTGTGGGACGCCGGCATCAAG GCGGAGGTGATGTACAAGAAGAGCCCCAAACTACTGAGCCAGCTGCAGCACTGCGAGGACACGGGGATCCCCCTGGTCGCCATCCTCGgggagcaggagctgaagggcGGGATGGTGAAGCTGAGGACCGTGGCCACCAGAGAGGAG GTGGACGTGTCGAGGGCGGAGCTTGTGGACGAAATCAAGAAGCGAACCCTCCAGTAG
- the hars gene encoding histidine--tRNA ligase isoform X3 → MAIRERVFNAIVGSFKRHGAETIDTPVFELKETLMGKYGEDSKLIYDLKDQGGELLSLRYDLTVPFARYLAMNKITNIKRYHIAKVYRRDNPAMTRGRYREFYQCDFDIAGQYDPMIPDAECLKIVHEILSELDLGDFRIKVNDRRILDGMFAVCGVPDEKFRAICSTVDKLDKVPWEDVKNEMVNEKGLAPEAADRIGEYVSLQGGADLAQKLLQDPKLSQNKQACAGLSDMKLLFTYLELFRVTDKVVFDLSLARGLDYYTGAIYEAVLIPSGPAPTPPQDGATGEEAVNVGSVAGGGRYDDLVGMFDPKGRKVPCVGVSIGIERVFSIMEQKAEASAEKVRTTETQVMVASAQKNLLEERLKLTAELWDAGIKAEVMYKKSPKLLSQLQHCEDTGIPLVAILGEQELKGGMVKLRTVATREEVDVSRAELVDEIKKRTLQ, encoded by the exons ATGGCCATCCGTGAGAGAGTCTTCAACGCCATCGTGGGCTCCTTCAAACGCCACGGCGCCGAGACCATCGACACGCCCGTCTTTGAGCTGAAG GAAACCTTAATGGGGAAGTATGGGGAAGACTCCAAGCTCATCTACGACCTAAAGGACCAGGGAGGAGAGCTGCTGTCGCTGCGTTATGATCTCACC gtgccaTTTGCTAGATACCTGGCCATGAACAAGATCACCAACATCAAGCGCTACCACATCGCCAAGGTGTACCGGCGAGACAACCCCGCCATGACCCGCGGCCGCTACAGGGAGTTCTATCAGTGC gaTTTCGACATCGCCGGACAGTACGACCCCATGATCCCGGACGCGGAGTGTCTGAAGATCGTCCACGAGATCCTGAGCGAGCTGGACCTCGGCGACTTCCGGATCAAG GTCAATGACAGGCGCATTCTGGACGGAATGTTTGCCGTGTGTGGAGTTCCGGATGAAAAGTTCCGTGCCATATGTTCCACGGTGGACAAGCTGGACAAG GTGCCCTGGGAGGATGTGAAGAATGAGATGGTGAATGAGAAGGGTCTGGCCCCCGAGGCAGCCGACCGCATCGGGGAGTACGTCAGCCTGCAGG GCGGAGCGGACCTGGcccagaagctgctgcaggaCCCAAAGCTGTCCCAGAACAAGCAGGCCTGCGCCGGGCTGTCGGACATGAAGCTGCTCTTCACCTACCTGGAGCTCTTCAGGGTCACGGACAAG gtgGTGTTTGACCTCAGTCTGGCCCGCGGCCTGGACTACTACACGGGGGCGATCTACGAGGCGGTGCTGATCCCGTCGGGCCCCGCCCCGACCCCCCCGCAGGACGGCGCCACGGGCGAGGAGGCGGTCAACGTGGGCAGCGTGGCGGGAGGGGGTCGCTACGACGACCTGGTGGGCATGTTCGACCCCAAGGGCCGGAAAGTGCCCTGCGTGGGCGTGAGCATCGGCATCGAGAGGGTCTTCTCCATCATGGAGCAGAAGGCCGAG gCCTCAGCGGAGAAGGTGCGCACCACAGAAACGCAGGTCATGGTGGCGTCGGCGCAGAAGAACCTTCTGGAAGAGCGCCTGAAGCTGACCGCTGAGCTGTGGGACGCCGGCATCAAG GCGGAGGTGATGTACAAGAAGAGCCCCAAACTACTGAGCCAGCTGCAGCACTGCGAGGACACGGGGATCCCCCTGGTCGCCATCCTCGgggagcaggagctgaagggcGGGATGGTGAAGCTGAGGACCGTGGCCACCAGAGAGGAG GTGGACGTGTCGAGGGCGGAGCTTGTGGACGAAATCAAGAAGCGAACCCTCCAGTAG